One Kribbella sp. NBC_00662 genomic region harbors:
- a CDS encoding xanthine dehydrogenase family protein molybdopterin-binding subunit, translating into MTTTEDRPATEIGNPRRRKEDARLITGRTRWTDNIVLPGMQHIAMVRSPFAHARITSIDTEAARASTGVVAVITGADIADEQGALPNAWAIVSEQQAPVHPSMAVDHVAFAGEIVAMVVARTAAEANDAADLVDVEYDELTPALELKAAARDEVLAHPDLGTNLSAVWSYDSAESGTGGDVEAAIAAARDGGIVIEKEFRQQRLIPAFMEPRAIVVDPTTEQMTVWSSTQVPHFVKIFIALVLGIPENKIRVIAPDVGGGFGGKLQFTPEEVLTVIAARRTGKPCKYCETRSESLMAAHHGRDQWQQVTLAANADGTVTGLKVELIADMGAYLGLVTSAIPLLGAFMYNGIYKFPSYHLGITNVFTNKTWTDAYRGAGRPEATYAIERVMDELAAQVGVDPLEIRERNWIKHEEFPFSTVSGLQYDSGNYEAATARARDLFRYDDLRKEQAERRESGDPVQLGIGISTYTEMCGLAPSRWLGSMGYVGGGWEHAAVRMLPTGKVEVVTGTSPHGQGHETAWSQLVADRLGVAFEDVEVLHGDTQVAVRGLDTYGSRSLAVGGMAVLAAADKVIEKAKPIAAQLLEANADDLEFTSGRYGVRGTDAGMTLAELAFAVFQGHKLDGSAEGCLDADATLDPDDFSFPHGTHLCAVEVDTETGETKIRSYVSVDDVGVVVNPLIVEGQVHGGLAQGIAQALYEEAVHDESGTLISGSFDQYLLPGAPDLPRFETARTETPATTNQLGVKGVGEAGTIASTPAVVNAIVDALRPLGVTDVPMPCTPYRVWKAIQTVQISEEGARS; encoded by the coding sequence ATGACGACCACCGAGGACCGCCCGGCCACCGAGATCGGCAATCCGCGCCGCCGCAAGGAGGACGCCCGGCTGATCACCGGCCGGACCCGCTGGACCGACAACATCGTGCTCCCGGGGATGCAGCACATCGCGATGGTGCGCAGCCCGTTTGCGCACGCACGGATCACCTCGATCGACACCGAGGCAGCCCGGGCCTCGACCGGGGTCGTTGCCGTGATCACCGGTGCCGACATCGCCGACGAGCAGGGCGCGCTGCCGAACGCGTGGGCGATCGTGTCCGAGCAGCAGGCCCCTGTGCATCCGTCGATGGCCGTCGACCACGTCGCTTTCGCCGGCGAGATCGTGGCCATGGTCGTCGCCCGGACAGCGGCCGAGGCGAACGACGCTGCCGACCTGGTCGACGTCGAGTACGACGAGCTCACGCCCGCCCTCGAGCTCAAGGCCGCCGCGCGTGACGAGGTCCTGGCCCATCCGGACCTCGGGACGAACCTGTCCGCGGTCTGGTCGTACGACTCGGCCGAGTCCGGCACCGGCGGCGACGTCGAGGCGGCGATCGCGGCTGCTCGTGACGGCGGCATCGTGATCGAGAAGGAGTTCCGGCAGCAGCGGCTGATCCCGGCGTTCATGGAGCCGCGGGCGATCGTCGTCGACCCGACCACCGAACAGATGACCGTGTGGTCGTCGACCCAGGTGCCGCATTTCGTGAAGATCTTCATCGCGCTCGTACTCGGCATCCCGGAGAACAAGATCCGGGTGATCGCGCCGGACGTCGGCGGCGGGTTCGGCGGCAAACTCCAGTTCACCCCGGAGGAAGTGCTGACGGTCATCGCGGCCCGCCGTACCGGAAAGCCCTGTAAGTACTGCGAGACCAGGTCCGAGTCCTTGATGGCCGCGCACCACGGCCGCGACCAGTGGCAGCAAGTGACGCTGGCGGCAAACGCCGATGGCACCGTGACCGGGCTCAAGGTCGAGCTGATCGCCGACATGGGTGCGTACCTGGGCCTGGTGACGTCGGCGATCCCGTTGCTCGGAGCATTCATGTACAACGGGATCTACAAGTTCCCGTCGTACCACCTCGGCATCACCAACGTGTTCACGAACAAGACCTGGACCGATGCGTACCGCGGCGCGGGCCGGCCGGAGGCGACGTACGCGATCGAGCGGGTGATGGACGAGTTGGCCGCACAGGTCGGCGTCGATCCGCTGGAGATCCGCGAGCGGAACTGGATCAAGCACGAGGAGTTCCCGTTCTCGACGGTGTCCGGCCTGCAGTACGACTCCGGCAACTACGAGGCCGCCACCGCCAGGGCGCGCGACCTCTTCCGGTACGACGACCTGCGCAAGGAGCAGGCGGAGCGCCGGGAGTCCGGCGATCCGGTCCAGCTCGGGATCGGCATCTCGACGTACACCGAGATGTGCGGGCTGGCGCCGTCGCGGTGGCTCGGCTCGATGGGGTACGTCGGCGGCGGCTGGGAGCACGCGGCGGTCCGGATGCTGCCGACCGGGAAGGTCGAGGTGGTGACCGGGACGAGTCCGCACGGACAGGGGCACGAGACAGCATGGAGCCAGCTGGTCGCGGATCGGTTGGGCGTCGCCTTCGAGGATGTCGAAGTACTGCACGGTGACACGCAGGTCGCCGTCCGCGGCCTGGACACGTATGGCTCGCGCTCGCTGGCCGTCGGTGGGATGGCCGTCCTGGCTGCGGCCGACAAGGTGATCGAGAAGGCGAAGCCGATCGCGGCCCAGCTGCTGGAGGCGAACGCGGACGACCTCGAGTTCACGTCCGGCCGGTACGGCGTTCGCGGTACCGATGCGGGCATGACGCTGGCGGAGCTGGCGTTCGCGGTCTTCCAGGGGCACAAGCTCGACGGGTCCGCGGAAGGGTGTCTGGACGCGGACGCGACCCTCGATCCGGACGACTTCTCGTTCCCGCACGGGACGCACCTGTGCGCGGTCGAGGTCGACACCGAGACTGGGGAGACGAAGATCCGGTCGTACGTGAGCGTCGACGACGTCGGCGTGGTCGTCAATCCGCTGATCGTCGAGGGCCAGGTGCACGGCGGTCTCGCGCAGGGCATCGCCCAGGCGCTCTACGAGGAAGCTGTGCACGACGAGTCCGGGACGCTGATCAGCGGCTCGTTCGACCAGTATTTGTTGCCAGGGGCACCCGATCTGCCGCGGTTCGAGACGGCGCGGACCGAGACGCCCGCGACCACGAACCAGCTCGGCGTGAAGGGTGTCGGCGAGGCCGGGACGATCGCGTCGACGCCGGCGGTCGTGAACGCGATCGTCGACGCGCTGCGGCCGCTCGGCGTCACGGACGTGCCGATGCCGTGTACGCCGTACCGCGTGTGGAAGGCCATCCAGACTGTGCAGATCAGTGAGGAAGGAGCGCGGTCATGA
- a CDS encoding AAA family ATPase encodes MNAEGVSAVGSAAELAERLRATGYLAGEGLATVGYLALALQRPLLLEGEPGTGKTSLAAAIAEALDLDLIRLQCYEGIDASQALYDWDFPRQILHLRTVEATSSDAKVDEVERSLFDERFLLSRPVLRALRESPAVLLVDEIDRADDEFEAFLLEVLSTYEVTIPELGTITAEVPPIVVLTSNRTREVHDALKRRCLYHWIDHPGLAREVEIVRTRLPGVSARLAEQVARSVHRIRELDLLKPPGVAETLDWARALEALGADILDVETAAATLGAVLKYREDTDRVRESLDRLLAS; translated from the coding sequence GTGAATGCTGAAGGAGTGAGTGCCGTCGGCTCGGCGGCTGAGCTGGCCGAGCGTCTGCGGGCGACCGGATACCTCGCCGGAGAGGGCTTGGCAACGGTCGGCTATCTCGCGCTCGCGTTGCAGCGGCCGCTACTCCTCGAAGGCGAGCCCGGCACCGGCAAGACCTCGCTCGCCGCCGCGATCGCGGAGGCACTCGACCTGGACCTGATCCGCCTGCAGTGCTACGAGGGCATCGACGCCTCCCAGGCGCTCTACGACTGGGATTTCCCGCGCCAGATCCTGCACCTGCGGACGGTCGAGGCCACCAGCTCCGACGCGAAGGTCGACGAGGTGGAGAGGAGCCTGTTCGACGAACGTTTCCTGCTCTCCCGTCCGGTACTGCGAGCGCTCCGCGAAAGCCCCGCCGTCCTGCTCGTCGACGAGATCGACCGCGCGGACGACGAGTTCGAGGCGTTTCTGCTCGAGGTGCTGTCGACGTACGAGGTGACGATCCCGGAGCTCGGCACGATCACCGCCGAAGTACCGCCGATCGTCGTCCTCACCTCGAACCGGACCCGCGAGGTGCACGACGCGCTCAAGCGCCGCTGCCTGTACCACTGGATCGACCATCCCGGCCTGGCCCGCGAGGTCGAGATCGTCCGTACCCGCCTGCCCGGCGTCTCCGCCCGGCTCGCCGAGCAGGTCGCCCGCTCGGTGCACCGGATCCGCGAGCTCGACCTGCTCAAGCCGCCCGGTGTCGCGGAGACCCTCGACTGGGCCCGCGCCCTCGAGGCGCTCGGCGCGGACATCCTCGACGTCGAGACCGCGGCCGCGACTCTCGGCGCCGTGCTGAAGTACCGCGAGGACACCGACCGCGTCCGTGAATCCCTCGACCGGCTCCTGGCCAGCTGA
- a CDS encoding (2Fe-2S)-binding protein: protein MTRITVKVDGSSFTDEVEPRTLLVHYLREQLGKTGTVVGCDTGNCGACTVHLDGRSVKSCSLLAVQTDGHEVTTIEGLATDGQLHPMQQAFHENHALQCGYCTPGMIMQSIDLLADNPDPSEEDVRLGIEGNLCRCTGYQNIVKAVRAAAAAGGAQ from the coding sequence ATGACCCGGATCACAGTGAAGGTCGACGGAAGCAGTTTCACCGACGAGGTGGAACCGCGCACGCTGCTCGTGCATTACCTGCGCGAGCAGCTGGGGAAGACGGGCACTGTGGTCGGTTGTGACACCGGCAACTGCGGCGCGTGCACGGTCCACCTGGACGGGCGGAGCGTGAAGTCCTGTTCGCTGCTCGCGGTCCAGACCGACGGTCACGAGGTGACCACGATCGAAGGGCTCGCGACCGACGGTCAGCTGCACCCGATGCAGCAGGCGTTCCACGAGAACCACGCGCTGCAATGCGGCTACTGCACGCCCGGCATGATCATGCAGTCCATCGATCTGCTCGCCGACAACCCGGATCCGAGCGAGGAGGACGTCCGGCTGGGTATCGAGGGCAACCTTTGTCGCTGCACCGGCTACCAGAACATCGTCAAGGCCGTCCGCGCCGCTGCCGCCGCGGGAGGTGCGCAATGA
- a CDS encoding XdhC family protein — translation MRDVLDRLLTWWEAGESVAVGTVVATFESAPRPPGAVMLVGPGLEAVGSVSGGCVEGAVYQLGEEVLESGEPVLQRYGVSDESAFAVGLTCGGILDIFVEKVDRTSFPELAEVAADIAEGRPVAVATVVAHPDPSRLGRRLIVRPEQGTEVADTGARPADRVGASSSSSRPERSEGRGGLGSERADDAVLDDARGLLANGRTETLEYGPDGERRGEGMRVFVSSYAPVPRLLVFGAIDFAAAVARLGSFLGYRVTVCDARGVFATASRFPSADEVVVDWPHRYLAGESAAGRIDDRTVICVLTHDPKFDVPLLEVALRLPQVAYIGAMGSRRTHDDRLKRLREAGLTEAEVARLSSPIGLDLGARTPEETAVSIAAEIIAQRWGGAGQRLSAAAGPIHH, via the coding sequence ATGCGTGATGTTCTCGACCGATTGCTGACCTGGTGGGAGGCCGGCGAATCGGTTGCCGTCGGCACCGTTGTCGCGACGTTCGAGTCGGCGCCGCGGCCGCCGGGCGCGGTGATGCTGGTCGGCCCCGGTCTGGAGGCCGTCGGCAGCGTGTCGGGCGGGTGCGTGGAGGGCGCGGTCTACCAGCTCGGCGAGGAGGTCCTCGAGTCGGGCGAGCCCGTCCTGCAGCGCTACGGCGTGAGCGACGAGTCGGCGTTCGCGGTGGGACTGACCTGCGGCGGGATCCTCGACATCTTCGTCGAGAAGGTCGACCGCACCTCGTTCCCGGAACTCGCCGAGGTCGCAGCAGACATCGCCGAAGGCCGCCCGGTGGCCGTCGCAACCGTCGTCGCCCACCCAGACCCGTCCCGACTCGGCCGCCGCCTGATCGTCCGCCCAGAGCAAGGCACTGAGGTGGCGGACACCGGCGCGCGGCCCGCCGACCGGGTCGGAGCCTCGTCCTCTTCCTCCCGACCCGAGCGGAGCGAGGGGCGGGGTGGTTTGGGGTCGGAGCGGGCGGATGATGCGGTTCTCGACGATGCGCGGGGGCTGTTGGCTAACGGGCGGACCGAGACGCTGGAGTACGGGCCGGACGGGGAGCGGCGGGGGGAGGGGATGCGGGTGTTCGTGTCGTCGTACGCGCCGGTGCCGCGGTTGCTGGTGTTCGGGGCGATCGACTTCGCGGCTGCGGTCGCACGACTCGGTTCGTTCCTCGGCTACCGCGTGACCGTGTGCGACGCGCGTGGCGTGTTCGCGACCGCGTCCCGGTTCCCGTCGGCCGACGAGGTGGTCGTGGACTGGCCGCACCGATACCTGGCGGGCGAGTCCGCGGCCGGCCGGATCGACGACCGGACGGTGATCTGCGTGCTGACGCATGACCCGAAGTTCGACGTACCGCTGCTGGAGGTCGCGTTGCGACTGCCGCAGGTCGCCTACATCGGCGCGATGGGTTCGCGGCGTACGCACGACGACCGGCTGAAGCGTTTGCGGGAGGCCGGCCTGACCGAGGCGGAGGTGGCCCGGCTGTCCAGCCCGATCGGTCTGGACCTCGGCGCGCGGACCCCGGAGGAGACCGCGGTCAGCATCGCGGCCGAGATCATCGCCCAGCGCTGGGGTGGCGCCGGGCAGCGGCTCTCGGCCGCGGCGGGGCCGATTCACCACTGA
- a CDS encoding NTP transferase domain-containing protein — translation MKSADVPVAGLVLAAGAGRRMGTPKALVRDPAGVPWVVRASRVLADGGCTPVVVVIGAAADQVRAELTSEPVEVVEATDWSEGMGASLRAGLTALRDLPAAAVGDGEVVGVVVVPVDLPGLTAAAVRRVADGAGARVLARATYHGVPGHPVVIGRAHWDGVIASARGDEGARGYLRAHDVVAVECADLGDGADVDTVDDLPPGHG, via the coding sequence GTGAAGAGCGCAGACGTGCCGGTCGCGGGTCTGGTGCTGGCCGCGGGGGCCGGCCGCCGGATGGGTACTCCGAAGGCGTTGGTCCGTGACCCGGCCGGCGTCCCGTGGGTCGTCCGCGCGTCCCGCGTACTCGCGGACGGCGGCTGCACCCCGGTCGTGGTCGTCATCGGAGCCGCCGCCGACCAGGTCCGCGCCGAGCTGACCTCCGAGCCGGTCGAGGTCGTCGAAGCAACCGACTGGTCCGAGGGCATGGGCGCCTCCCTCCGGGCCGGCCTGACAGCGCTCCGTGACCTGCCCGCTGCCGCCGTCGGAGATGGTGAGGTGGTGGGGGTTGTGGTCGTGCCGGTGGATTTGCCTGGATTGACCGCTGCGGCTGTGCGGCGGGTCGCGGACGGCGCCGGAGCGCGCGTGCTGGCGCGGGCGACGTACCACGGGGTTCCTGGGCATCCGGTGGTGATTGGACGGGCGCACTGGGACGGCGTGATCGCGTCGGCGCGAGGGGATGAGGGGGCGCGCGGGTATCTGCGGGCGCACGACGTGGTGGCGGTGGAGTGTGCGGATCTGGGCGACGGAGCGGATGTGGATACGGTGGACGACTTGCCCCCGGGGCACGGGTAA
- a CDS encoding VWA domain-containing protein, with amino-acid sequence MTAEGRSAEPDLALAGFAAALRHAGLAVTADRVHLFLRAVAALDATMTADVYWAGRAALCSGPDDTARYDEVFAAWFSGQRSRGIVRRTPQASVQAALGDSGEGEDGNRTLNVAASTTEVLRHRDVADLSATDRAELARLFGTLRPRAPVRRASRRRPSHRGDVDPRRTLRAQLRQVGEPGRVQYRRRGVRHRRVVVLIDVSGSMRPYADSLLRLAHTMVQQAPRSVEVFTIGTRLTRVTTALRRRDADFALRSAGDVVPDWSGGTRLGEVLKVFLDRWGQRGTARRGVVIVCSDGWERGDATLLGAQMQRLAGLAHRVVWLNPHRGKPGYEPVQAGIVAVLPHLDELVAGHSLSSFAALLEVVADA; translated from the coding sequence ATGACGGCCGAGGGACGGAGCGCAGAGCCGGATCTCGCCTTGGCCGGATTCGCCGCGGCGCTACGGCATGCCGGACTGGCCGTGACGGCGGACCGGGTTCACCTGTTCCTCCGCGCGGTCGCCGCACTCGACGCCACGATGACCGCCGATGTGTACTGGGCCGGCCGCGCAGCCTTGTGCAGCGGCCCCGACGACACCGCCCGCTACGACGAGGTGTTCGCCGCCTGGTTCTCCGGACAGCGATCGCGCGGCATCGTCCGCCGTACTCCGCAGGCCTCCGTACAAGCCGCGCTCGGGGACAGCGGTGAGGGCGAGGACGGCAACCGCACGCTCAACGTCGCCGCGAGTACGACGGAAGTCCTCCGGCACCGCGATGTCGCCGACCTGTCGGCCACCGATCGCGCCGAACTGGCCCGCCTGTTCGGCACGCTCCGACCGCGGGCGCCGGTACGCCGCGCCAGCCGCCGTCGCCCGTCACATCGCGGCGACGTCGATCCGCGACGGACGCTCCGCGCGCAGCTCCGGCAGGTCGGCGAGCCGGGCCGCGTGCAGTACCGCCGCCGCGGCGTGCGGCACCGGCGGGTCGTCGTACTGATCGACGTCTCCGGATCGATGCGCCCGTACGCCGACAGCCTGCTGCGGCTCGCGCACACGATGGTCCAGCAGGCGCCGCGCTCGGTGGAGGTCTTCACAATCGGCACGCGCCTGACCCGCGTGACCACCGCGCTGCGCCGGCGGGATGCGGACTTCGCGCTGCGGTCGGCGGGCGACGTCGTACCGGACTGGTCGGGTGGGACGCGGCTGGGTGAGGTGCTGAAGGTCTTCCTGGACCGCTGGGGTCAGCGCGGTACGGCGCGGCGAGGGGTCGTGATCGTGTGCAGTGACGGGTGGGAGCGCGGGGATGCCACGCTGCTCGGGGCGCAGATGCAGCGGCTGGCCGGCCTCGCGCATCGGGTGGTGTGGCTGAATCCGCACCGCGGCAAGCCTGGGTACGAGCCCGTGCAGGCCGGGATCGTCGCCGTACTGCCGCACCTGGACGAGTTGGTCGCCGGGCACAGCCTGAGCAGCTTCGCCGCACTCCTGGAGGTGGTCGCCGATGCGTGA